Proteins encoded within one genomic window of Geotalea daltonii FRC-32:
- a CDS encoding peroxiredoxin: MHSMQDMMKAKQAKVGQPAPEFTLDGVVGTEPGKEFSTISLSDYSGKWLVLFFYPMDFTFVCPTEIKGFNEALPQFKKLGAEVLGVSVDSKYAHLAWIKRGDLGKLNYPLLSDLKKEAAEQYGILDEAEGVAQRGLFVIDPKGILQYQVVHNMDVGRSVEETLRVLEALQSGALCPLGWKPGQKTIGK, encoded by the coding sequence ATGCACAGCATGCAGGATATGATGAAGGCAAAGCAGGCCAAGGTGGGACAACCGGCGCCGGAATTCACCCTTGACGGGGTTGTCGGAACTGAACCGGGGAAAGAATTCTCCACCATCAGCCTGTCGGATTACAGCGGAAAATGGCTGGTGCTCTTTTTCTATCCCATGGATTTCACCTTTGTCTGCCCCACCGAGATCAAGGGTTTCAATGAAGCCCTTCCCCAGTTCAAAAAACTGGGAGCGGAAGTGCTGGGCGTTTCGGTGGACAGCAAATACGCCCATCTGGCCTGGATCAAGCGGGGCGACCTGGGCAAGCTGAACTATCCTCTCCTTTCCGATCTGAAAAAGGAAGCCGCAGAACAGTACGGGATTCTTGATGAAGCGGAAGGGGTCGCCCAGCGGGGGTTGTTCGTCATCGACCCCAAAGGAATCCTGCAGTACCAGGTGGTGCACAACATGGATGTGGGCAGAAGCGTCGAGGAGACTCTGCGGGTGCTGGAAGCCCTGCAGTCCGGCGCCCTTTGCCCCCTTGGCTGGAAGCCGGGGCAGAAGACCATCGGCAAGTGA
- a CDS encoding peptidylprolyl isomerase: MSEEQNPQVVMETSMGTVKIELFKDKAPISVRNFLSYVKDGYYDGLIFHRVIKTFMVQGGGMDADMQPKKTKFAIKNEAANGVSNKRGTLAMARTSVVDSATSQFFINVVDNPFLDHRGKSPDLFGYAVFGQVSEGMDVVDAIKEVKTGSKAGHGDVPVETVFINSIKLVE; this comes from the coding sequence ATGAGTGAAGAGCAGAATCCCCAGGTGGTGATGGAAACATCTATGGGAACGGTAAAAATTGAGTTGTTCAAGGACAAGGCGCCCATCTCGGTGCGCAATTTCCTTTCCTATGTGAAAGACGGCTACTACGACGGCCTCATATTCCATCGTGTCATAAAGACCTTTATGGTCCAGGGGGGTGGCATGGATGCCGACATGCAGCCTAAAAAAACCAAGTTCGCCATCAAAAACGAAGCCGCCAACGGGGTTTCCAACAAGCGCGGCACCCTGGCCATGGCCAGGACCAGCGTTGTCGACAGCGCCACCTCGCAATTTTTCATCAATGTGGTTGATAACCCGTTTCTTGACCACCGGGGCAAATCTCCCGACCTCTTCGGCTATGCCGTTTTCGGCCAGGTGAGCGAAGGAATGGATGTGGTCGATGCAATCAAGGAAGTCAAGACCGGTTCCAAGGCAGGTCATGGTGACGTGCCGGTGGAGACAGTTTTCATCAACTCCATCAAGCTGGTCGAGTAG
- the mtaB gene encoding tRNA (N(6)-L-threonylcarbamoyladenosine(37)-C(2))-methylthiotransferase MtaB, giving the protein MVNKQKQTVAITTLGCKINQFESAAMAETLGKEGFSIVPFDGAADIYVINTCTVTSKTDAESRRLIRRASRQNPSAKIVVTGCYAQVAFEELQDMPGVNLILGNSEKKGIAEMLKDLGENQRVLVSDISRELNERGTRLESFAEHTRAFLQVQNGCDAFCSYCIVPYARGRSRSVSLEEALAGIRTFAERGFKEVVLTGIHLGAYGLDLNPPLSLLDLLNAAEKERLVERIRIGSVEPTEVSDALISFLAKSATVCPHLHIPLQSGHDRVLKAMNRNYSTADFRSVMEKLDTDLPSICIGTDIITGFPGETDDEFQDGYRFLESLPLAYFHVFPFSPRSGTPAATMEGHVHSSVIKERAKALRKLSEEKKKSFYRSFIGEKLQVLVQTREGDLLKGLSRNYIPVFMEGDDDLLKTEQLVRITGVEREKVTGEVISSAP; this is encoded by the coding sequence ATGGTGAATAAACAAAAACAGACGGTGGCCATAACCACGCTCGGCTGCAAGATAAACCAGTTCGAATCGGCCGCCATGGCCGAAACGTTGGGCAAGGAAGGCTTCTCCATTGTCCCCTTTGATGGTGCTGCAGATATCTACGTCATCAATACCTGCACCGTCACCTCCAAAACCGACGCCGAATCCCGCCGCCTCATCCGCCGCGCATCACGGCAGAATCCCTCGGCAAAGATCGTCGTCACCGGCTGTTACGCCCAGGTCGCCTTCGAAGAACTGCAGGACATGCCGGGGGTCAATCTCATCCTCGGCAACAGCGAAAAAAAAGGCATTGCCGAAATGCTCAAGGATCTTGGCGAAAACCAGCGGGTGCTGGTGTCAGACATCTCCCGTGAACTGAATGAACGGGGGACACGACTGGAGAGCTTCGCCGAGCATACCAGGGCCTTTCTCCAGGTGCAGAACGGCTGCGATGCCTTCTGTTCCTACTGTATCGTCCCCTATGCACGGGGCAGAAGCCGAAGCGTCTCGTTGGAAGAAGCTTTAGCCGGTATCCGGACCTTTGCCGAGCGCGGCTTTAAGGAAGTGGTCCTTACCGGAATCCATCTGGGTGCCTATGGGCTGGACCTGAACCCGCCTCTGTCGCTGCTCGACCTATTGAACGCCGCCGAAAAAGAGCGGCTGGTGGAAAGGATCCGCATCGGCTCGGTGGAACCCACCGAGGTTTCGGATGCCCTGATCAGCTTCCTTGCCAAATCAGCTACAGTATGTCCCCATCTGCATATCCCGCTGCAGAGCGGCCACGACCGCGTGCTCAAGGCCATGAACCGCAACTACTCCACCGCTGATTTCCGCTCGGTAATGGAGAAGCTCGATACCGACCTCCCCTCCATCTGTATCGGCACCGATATCATCACCGGTTTCCCCGGCGAGACCGATGATGAATTCCAGGATGGCTACCGGTTCCTGGAATCCCTGCCACTTGCCTATTTCCACGTTTTCCCCTTTTCTCCCCGCTCGGGAACCCCAGCCGCAACCATGGAAGGTCATGTCCACAGCAGTGTCATCAAGGAGCGGGCCAAGGCCCTGCGCAAGCTGTCCGAAGAAAAGAAAAAATCCTTTTACCGCAGCTTCATCGGCGAAAAACTTCAGGTACTTGTCCAGACCCGGGAAGGCGACCTGCTCAAGGGGCTGTCCCGCAACTATATTCCGGTTTTCATGGAGGGGGATGATGACCTGTTGAAGACGGAGCAACTGGTGAGGATAACTGGAGTGGAACGGGAAAAGGTAACGGGAGAGGTAATCTCCTCTGCCCCATAG
- the mnmA gene encoding tRNA 2-thiouridine(34) synthase MnmA, producing the protein MNKEKSKKRVVIAMSGGVDSSVSAALLQEQGFEVIGISMQVWDYGKFAAAEGEKFDTCCSLDDIHDARRVAEQLGIPFYVVNFEDEFEDLVIKDFVDEYLKGRTPNPCVRCNQWIKFELLLKKARGLGADFIATGHYARTLRDDTGRFHLLKGVDQTKDQSYFLFTLTQEQLAMTLFPLGEMTKTQVRALAARYNLRVAEKGESQEICFVPDNDYVRFIEEERGKELLSGNIVDRSGKILGRHRGTYRYTIGQRRGLGIAHPEPLHVLELNAETKEVVVGPKDALFSHGLVAANTNWINPAPDAAIVATCKIRYRHQPVSCTVKPLPCSRVEVRFAEREKSVTPGQAVVFYEGDTVLGGGWIEKAVDGCW; encoded by the coding sequence ATGAATAAAGAAAAGAGCAAAAAACGTGTTGTCATCGCCATGAGCGGTGGCGTCGATTCATCGGTTTCGGCAGCCCTTCTCCAGGAGCAGGGCTTTGAAGTGATCGGCATTTCCATGCAGGTCTGGGACTATGGCAAATTTGCTGCCGCCGAGGGCGAAAAATTCGATACCTGCTGCTCCCTGGACGACATCCATGACGCCAGGCGGGTGGCGGAGCAATTGGGTATTCCCTTTTATGTGGTCAATTTCGAGGATGAATTCGAAGACCTGGTCATTAAAGACTTCGTCGATGAGTACCTGAAGGGCCGCACCCCCAATCCCTGCGTCCGCTGCAATCAATGGATCAAGTTCGAACTGCTCCTGAAAAAAGCCCGTGGGCTCGGTGCCGATTTTATCGCCACCGGCCACTACGCAAGGACCCTGCGGGACGACACTGGCCGCTTCCATCTCCTTAAGGGGGTAGACCAGACCAAGGACCAGTCATATTTCCTCTTCACCCTCACCCAGGAACAGCTGGCCATGACCCTTTTCCCCCTGGGGGAAATGACCAAGACGCAGGTGCGGGCACTTGCCGCCAGGTACAATCTGCGGGTGGCGGAAAAGGGGGAAAGCCAGGAAATATGCTTCGTCCCCGACAACGATTACGTACGTTTCATCGAGGAAGAGCGGGGCAAGGAGCTTCTCTCCGGCAATATCGTCGACCGGAGCGGCAAGATACTCGGCAGGCACCGGGGCACCTACCGCTATACCATCGGCCAACGCCGGGGATTGGGTATTGCCCATCCCGAGCCGCTCCATGTCCTTGAATTGAACGCCGAAACAAAAGAGGTGGTGGTAGGGCCGAAGGATGCCCTGTTCAGCCATGGCCTTGTTGCGGCCAACACCAACTGGATCAACCCGGCACCTGATGCTGCCATCGTGGCAACATGCAAGATCAGGTACCGTCACCAGCCCGTCTCCTGCACGGTCAAGCCGCTGCCATGTAGCCGGGTGGAGGTCAGGTTCGCCGAGCGGGAAAAATCGGTCACCCCCGGACAGGCGGTGGTTTTTTATGAAGGGGACACTGTGCTGGGCGGCGGCTGGATCGAAAAAGCAGTTGATGGTTGTTGGTGA
- the nifS gene encoding cysteine desulfurase NifS: MIYMDYNATAPVHPEVLEAILPFYREQFGNPSSIHWAGRMVKGAVEKAREEVAGLVGCAPSEMIFTSCGSESDNMAIKGVAAANRSKGNHIITTSVEHPAVLNSCHYLEHEGYRITRLPVDRDGLVDPQELKSAIGDQTILVSAMFANNETGVLFPVREIGAICRERGVYFHCDAVQAVGKVPVDCRGMDIGLLSLSGHKIGAPKGIGALVVRKGIKLHPLLHGGAQERNRRAGTENVAGIVALGKACQIAREEMSSEAARVQQLRDRLEEGIMAIFPQASLNGHRENRLPTTANISFTGLEADSLLLNLDLQGIAVSSGSACSSGTLKASPVLAAMGVDPASAKGSVRFSLGRTNTEEEVNYLLGVLPEILQRLQQK, from the coding sequence ATGATTTACATGGATTACAATGCCACAGCTCCGGTCCATCCGGAAGTTCTTGAGGCGATCCTCCCCTTTTACCGGGAGCAGTTCGGCAATCCTTCCAGCATCCATTGGGCAGGCAGGATGGTCAAGGGTGCGGTGGAGAAAGCCCGTGAAGAGGTGGCCGGGCTGGTGGGCTGCGCACCGTCCGAGATGATTTTCACCTCCTGCGGCTCCGAGTCGGACAACATGGCAATCAAAGGTGTCGCCGCCGCCAATCGCAGCAAGGGCAACCATATCATAACCACATCAGTTGAACATCCAGCCGTGCTCAACAGCTGCCACTATCTGGAACATGAGGGATACCGGATTACCAGGCTGCCGGTCGATAGAGATGGCCTCGTGGACCCGCAGGAGCTGAAGTCGGCTATCGGCGACCAAACCATTCTTGTATCGGCCATGTTTGCCAACAATGAAACCGGCGTCCTTTTCCCTGTTCGGGAAATTGGGGCCATCTGCAGGGAACGCGGAGTTTATTTCCACTGCGATGCCGTGCAGGCGGTGGGCAAGGTACCGGTTGACTGCCGTGGCATGGACATTGGCCTGTTATCCCTCTCCGGCCATAAGATTGGCGCCCCCAAAGGTATCGGTGCACTGGTGGTCAGAAAGGGGATCAAACTGCATCCCCTGCTCCACGGCGGCGCCCAGGAGCGTAACCGGCGAGCCGGCACGGAGAATGTCGCAGGGATTGTCGCTCTGGGCAAAGCATGCCAGATCGCCAGGGAGGAGATGTCTTCCGAGGCTGCAAGAGTGCAGCAGTTGCGTGACCGACTGGAAGAGGGTATCATGGCCATCTTTCCACAGGCAAGTCTGAACGGCCATCGTGAAAACCGCCTGCCGACCACTGCCAACATATCTTTCACAGGACTTGAGGCAGACTCACTGCTCTTGAACCTGGATCTGCAAGGCATCGCCGTCTCGTCCGGTTCCGCCTGCAGCTCAGGAACCCTCAAGGCATCACCGGTCCTCGCTGCCATGGGGGTCGATCCTGCTTCGGCCAAAGGTTCCGTTCGTTTCTCACTGGGCAGGACAAATACCGAAGAAGAGGTAAATTACTTACTGGGGGTCCTGCCGGAGATCCTGCAGCGGCTTCAGCAAAAATAG
- a CDS encoding Rrf2 family transcriptional regulator, translated as MRLSTRAQYAVRAMVDLALYSTSKPVSLKEIAQREEIPLSYLEQLFFRLKNGGIVTSIRGPGGGYILARESSLIKVGEIVVTVEEPLSPVACMDEGSTGCSRISQCVTHNIWKGLGEKIRGFLDGITLEDLAQEARRNLEA; from the coding sequence ATGCGCTTGTCAACAAGGGCTCAATATGCAGTAAGGGCAATGGTTGATCTTGCCCTTTACTCTACCAGCAAGCCTGTATCGCTCAAAGAAATAGCCCAAAGGGAAGAAATCCCCCTGAGTTACCTGGAACAGCTCTTCTTCCGCCTGAAAAACGGCGGCATCGTCACCAGTATCCGTGGGCCCGGGGGGGGCTACATCCTGGCCAGAGAGAGTTCCCTCATCAAAGTCGGAGAGATCGTCGTCACCGTGGAAGAGCCGCTCAGCCCGGTGGCCTGCATGGATGAGGGCAGCACCGGCTGCTCGCGAATCTCCCAGTGTGTCACCCACAACATCTGGAAAGGGCTGGGGGAAAAAATCCGGGGATTTCTCGATGGTATTACCCTGGAAGACCTGGCCCAGGAAGCGCGACGCAACCTGGAAGCCTGA